The Flavobacterium praedii genome window below encodes:
- a CDS encoding TrmH family RNA methyltransferase, whose product MIDLDYLAFLENILTDNRKEKFLKVLKDRTKHFTIAVEDVFQMHNASAVMRSCEVFGIQELHVIEERYGKRIDKEIAMGAQKWVDISTYDSVTNCIDTLKSKGYQIIATTPHENDCLMEDFDITKPSALFFGTERDGLSEEILRRADGFLKIPMVGFTESLNISVSASIIIQNLTNRLRNSDVDWQLTEEEILVKRLDWARKSIKDIKRIEARYYEENPQI is encoded by the coding sequence ATGATTGATCTCGATTACCTTGCTTTTCTTGAAAATATTTTGACAGATAATAGGAAGGAAAAATTTTTAAAAGTTTTGAAAGACAGAACCAAACATTTTACCATTGCGGTTGAAGATGTTTTTCAGATGCATAATGCTAGTGCCGTGATGCGCAGTTGTGAGGTTTTTGGAATTCAGGAGTTGCATGTTATCGAGGAACGTTATGGAAAACGGATCGATAAAGAAATTGCAATGGGTGCCCAAAAATGGGTTGATATTTCGACTTATGATAGTGTTACGAATTGTATTGATACTTTAAAAAGTAAAGGCTATCAAATTATTGCGACTACACCACATGAGAATGATTGTTTGATGGAGGATTTTGATATCACGAAACCAAGCGCCTTGTTTTTTGGAACCGAGAGAGATGGATTGTCAGAAGAGATTCTCAGGAGAGCGGATGGTTTTCTTAAAATTCCGATGGTTGGTTTTACGGAGAGTTTGAATATCTCAGTTTCGGCATCGATTATTATTCAGAATCTAACGAATCGTTTGCGCAATTCGGATGTTGATTGGCAATTGACTGAAGAAGAGATTTTGGTGAAAAGATTGGATTGGGCGAGAAAGTCTATTAAAGATATAAAAAGGATTGAAGCAAGATATTATGAAGAGAATCCACAAATTTAA
- a CDS encoding SIR2 family NAD-dependent protein deacylase, whose translation MKKKLVVLTGAGISAESGIKTFRDSDGLWEGHNVMDVATPEGWYKNPALVLDFYNQRRQQLKEVHPNLGHQILAELENNFDVYIITQNVDDLHERAGSSNVTHLHGELLKVRSSKIENYILDWPNDLNFGDVDQQGNQLRPHIVWFGEQVPALDEAIEITEQADYFAVIGTSLQVYPAAGLIDFTKRETPIYYIDPKPIKIPNLKNPLEVIPNIASEGVRILKEKLLANP comes from the coding sequence ATGAAAAAGAAATTAGTTGTTCTTACTGGCGCTGGAATTAGTGCCGAAAGCGGCATCAAAACATTTCGTGATAGCGACGGATTATGGGAAGGCCATAACGTAATGGATGTCGCAACTCCAGAAGGTTGGTATAAAAACCCTGCACTGGTTCTTGATTTCTACAACCAAAGACGACAACAACTAAAAGAAGTACACCCCAATTTAGGTCATCAGATTTTGGCCGAATTAGAAAATAATTTTGACGTTTATATCATCACCCAAAATGTAGATGATTTACACGAACGAGCTGGAAGTTCGAATGTAACGCATTTGCATGGCGAATTATTAAAAGTACGAAGTTCCAAAATCGAAAACTACATTTTGGATTGGCCCAACGATTTGAATTTTGGTGACGTTGACCAACAAGGCAATCAGCTTCGTCCTCATATAGTATGGTTTGGAGAACAAGTACCCGCTTTGGATGAAGCGATAGAAATCACAGAACAAGCTGATTATTTTGCAGTAATTGGTACTTCATTACAAGTTTACCCTGCTGCTGGCTTAATAGATTTTACCAAAAGAGAAACACCCATTTATTATATCGATCCAAAACCCATAAAAATTCCAAATCTTAAAAACCCTCTCGAAGTAATCCCAAACATCGCTTCCGAAGGTGTTCGTATTTTAAAAGAAAAACTACTCGCTAATCCATAA